One Methylobacterium sp. AMS5 genomic region harbors:
- a CDS encoding HK97 family phage prohead protease: MDGHFTGYASLFGVPDLGRDTVAPGAFAASLARRGAGGVRMLWQHDPAEPIGSWLSLKEDGRGLRVAGRLNLAVQRAREIDALMREGALDGLSIGFRVMRSSPERGGRRLLAVDLWEVSLVTFPLQPDARVIRAAAPRPFAPPRLRLAAPPLAVRA; encoded by the coding sequence ATGGATGGCCATTTCACCGGCTACGCCAGCCTGTTCGGCGTTCCCGATCTCGGCCGCGACACCGTCGCGCCGGGGGCGTTTGCCGCGAGCCTCGCCCGGCGGGGCGCGGGCGGGGTGCGGATGCTGTGGCAGCACGATCCGGCCGAGCCGATCGGCTCCTGGCTCTCTCTCAAGGAGGATGGCCGGGGCCTGCGCGTCGCCGGTCGGCTCAACCTCGCGGTTCAGCGCGCCCGCGAGATCGACGCGCTGATGCGCGAGGGTGCCCTCGATGGGCTCTCCATCGGCTTTCGCGTCATGCGGTCTTCGCCTGAGCGAGGCGGGCGTCGGCTGCTCGCCGTCGATCTCTGGGAGGTCTCGCTGGTGACCTTCCCGCTGCAGCCCGACGCGCGGGTGATCCGCGCCGCAGCACCCCGCCCCTTCGCCCCGCCGCGCCTGCGCCTCGCGGCCCCGCCGCTCGCGGTGCGCGCCTGA
- a CDS encoding trypsin-like serine protease yields MVASPLRACVLGALLGLVPLSAQAVVEGRTSRDPGGLRASVVRIESTQGEICSGTLIAQDIVLTAAHCVMHKAGYNVVVVDPNFRQRRLRAVAVSMHPEFVPGTTPEEQPGIDLALIKLEQPVGAGFRPLDPRGGSITTGDNVDIAGFGVLAENRRNTARTLRTAHLVSIGSLQVANRVTVVTDSRRMAETAGAGACLGDSGGPILRGGQMVGVVSWSSGAMRQDRRARTACGGFTAVTPTGEHASWISSRTAEMEAMTADMAAAQAGRTEWMARPARRRMY; encoded by the coding sequence ATGGTTGCGAGCCCACTTCGCGCGTGCGTGCTTGGTGCCTTGCTGGGTCTCGTCCCCCTCTCGGCGCAAGCCGTGGTCGAGGGCCGCACCTCCCGTGATCCCGGCGGGCTTCGCGCCTCGGTGGTGCGCATCGAGAGCACGCAGGGCGAGATCTGCTCGGGCACCCTGATCGCGCAGGACATCGTGCTGACGGCAGCCCACTGCGTGATGCACAAGGCCGGCTACAACGTCGTCGTGGTCGATCCGAATTTCCGCCAGCGCCGCCTGCGGGCGGTCGCGGTTTCGATGCATCCCGAATTCGTCCCCGGCACGACGCCGGAGGAGCAGCCCGGCATCGACCTTGCCCTGATCAAGCTGGAGCAGCCGGTCGGTGCCGGCTTCCGACCGCTCGATCCCCGCGGCGGTTCGATCACCACGGGCGACAATGTCGACATCGCCGGCTTCGGCGTGCTCGCCGAGAACCGCCGCAACACCGCGCGGACGCTGCGCACGGCACATCTCGTGTCGATCGGCTCGTTGCAGGTCGCCAACCGCGTCACGGTCGTGACCGACTCCCGGCGCATGGCCGAAACCGCCGGCGCGGGCGCGTGCCTGGGTGATTCCGGCGGCCCGATCCTGCGCGGCGGCCAGATGGTCGGCGTGGTGAGCTGGTCGAGCGGCGCCATGCGTCAGGACCGGCGCGCCCGCACCGCCTGCGGCGGCTTCACCGCCGTCACCCCCACAGGCGAGCACGCGAGCTGGATTTCCTCGCGCACCGCCGAGATGGAGGCGATGACCGCCGACATGGCGGCCGCGCAGGCCGGGCGCACCGAATGGATGGCCCGGCCCGCCCGGCGGCGGATGTACTGA
- a CDS encoding precorrin-8X methylmutase, giving the protein MSARHDYIRDGGAIYARSFAMIRAESDLARWSGAAERVVVRMIHACGMTDLPRDVEMSEDFAAAGEAALKAGAPILCDVRMVADGVTRARLPVKNEVICTLGDPRVPGLAVEMGTTRSAAAMELWRAHLPGSVVAVGNAPTALFRLLELLDEGVAPPAAVIGIPVGFVGAAESKEALARDGRVPFVVVHGRRGGSAMTAAAVNALANEIE; this is encoded by the coding sequence ATGAGTGCCCGCCACGACTACATCCGCGACGGCGGCGCGATCTACGCGCGCTCCTTCGCGATGATCCGCGCCGAATCCGATCTCGCCCGCTGGTCCGGCGCGGCCGAGCGCGTGGTGGTGCGGATGATCCATGCCTGCGGCATGACCGACCTGCCGCGCGACGTGGAGATGTCGGAGGATTTCGCTGCGGCCGGCGAGGCGGCTCTGAAGGCCGGCGCGCCGATCCTGTGCGACGTGCGCATGGTCGCCGACGGCGTGACCCGCGCCCGGCTGCCGGTGAAGAACGAGGTGATCTGCACGCTCGGCGATCCGCGGGTGCCGGGGCTGGCGGTGGAGATGGGCACCACCCGTTCGGCCGCGGCGATGGAGCTGTGGCGCGCGCATTTGCCCGGCAGCGTCGTCGCCGTCGGCAATGCGCCGACCGCCCTGTTCCGCCTGCTCGAACTGCTGGACGAGGGCGTCGCCCCCCCGGCTGCGGTGATCGGCATCCCCGTCGGCTTCGTCGGCGCGGCGGAATCCAAGGAGGCGCTGGCGCGGGACGGGCGCGTGCCCTTCGTCGTGGTCCATGGCCGCCGCGGCGGCAGCGCCATGACGGCGGCCGCCGTCAACGCGCTCGCGAACGAGATCGAGTGA
- a CDS encoding terminase family protein: MTRLSPDHLRLLEADWLHLARHDQLPPPGHWTTWAVIGGRGSGKTRTGAEWVRGLALGDPVFSPEPVARIALVGETFADVRDVMIEGPSGLLTLPRLGGAPPVWQPSRRRVVFGNGAVALAFSAEEPDSLRGPQFGAVWSDEVAKWREAEATYDMIQFGLRLGTHPRGLVTTTPRPMPLIRRLLADPRTVVTRSRTADNAQNLAPSFLEEVVGRYAGTRLGRQELDGELIEDRPDALWTRDSIERARVSEAPPLQRIAVAVDPPASSRVGADACGIVAAGLAADGTAYVLADATLEQAAPAVWARAALALYHRLAADALVAEVNQGGEMVVGVLAEADPSVPVATVRATRGKLLRAEPVSLLYAQGRVRHVGPLPALEDEMCAFGPGGLPGGGSPDRLDALVWALTHLMLGPSVEPRIRRL, translated from the coding sequence TTGACCCGTCTCTCGCCGGACCACCTGCGCCTGCTTGAGGCCGATTGGCTTCATCTCGCGCGGCACGACCAGCTTCCGCCGCCGGGACACTGGACGACCTGGGCGGTGATCGGGGGGCGCGGCTCCGGAAAAACCCGGACCGGCGCCGAATGGGTGCGCGGCCTCGCCCTCGGCGATCCGGTCTTCTCACCGGAGCCGGTGGCGCGGATCGCCCTCGTCGGCGAGACCTTCGCCGATGTGCGCGACGTGATGATCGAGGGGCCGTCCGGGCTTCTCACGCTACCGCGTCTCGGCGGTGCGCCACCGGTCTGGCAGCCGTCGCGGCGGCGGGTGGTGTTCGGCAACGGCGCGGTGGCGCTGGCCTTCTCCGCCGAGGAGCCGGATTCGCTGCGCGGCCCGCAATTCGGTGCCGTGTGGTCCGATGAGGTCGCCAAGTGGCGTGAGGCCGAAGCCACTTACGACATGATTCAGTTCGGCCTGCGGCTCGGAACGCATCCGCGCGGTCTCGTCACCACCACGCCGCGTCCGATGCCGCTGATCCGCCGGCTACTCGCCGACCCGCGCACGGTGGTGACGCGCTCGCGCACGGCCGACAATGCTCAGAACCTCGCGCCGAGCTTCTTGGAGGAGGTGGTCGGCCGCTACGCCGGCACCCGTCTCGGGCGGCAGGAACTCGACGGGGAGCTGATCGAGGACCGGCCGGACGCACTTTGGACCCGTGATTCCATCGAGCGGGCGCGTGTTTCCGAGGCGCCGCCGCTGCAACGCATCGCTGTCGCCGTCGATCCGCCGGCCTCCTCCCGCGTCGGGGCAGACGCCTGCGGCATCGTCGCGGCCGGGCTCGCGGCCGACGGAACCGCCTACGTGCTGGCCGATGCGACCTTGGAGCAGGCCGCACCCGCCGTCTGGGCGCGCGCCGCATTGGCTTTGTACCACCGGTTGGCGGCCGACGCGCTGGTGGCCGAGGTCAACCAGGGCGGCGAGATGGTCGTCGGGGTGTTGGCGGAGGCTGACCCGAGCGTGCCCGTGGCGACGGTGCGGGCGACGCGGGGCAAGCTGCTGCGGGCCGAGCCGGTCTCGCTGCTCTACGCCCAGGGGCGCGTCCGCCATGTCGGTCCGCTACCGGCGCTGGAGGACGAGATGTGCGCTTTCGGTCCCGGCGGTCTGCCTGGGGGCGGCTCGCCGGATCGGCTCGATGCGCTGGTCTGGGCGCTCACGCACCTGATGCTCGGACCATCAGTCGAGCCGCGCATCCGCCGGCTCTGA
- a CDS encoding phage portal protein: MPGFIARLAKAAGFVPDAKVSAAFALYGEGRAIWTARDYTALAREGFQRNAVVHRSVRLVAEAAASLPLTLAGAEDAHPLLELLARPNPREGGMRFLDGIYGHLLVSGNAYIEAVEIDGRPRELFSLRPDRMQVVAGADGWPAAYEYSVGGRRLRYQQTGALPPILHLTLFNPLDDHYGLSPMEAAAVPLDIHNAAGAWNKALLDNAARPSGALVFAPSTGAALSDTQFTRLKAELETSYQGSANAGRPLLLDGGLDWRPLSLSPKEMDFVEAKAAAAREIALAFGVPPLLLGLPGDNTHANYAEANRAFYRQTVIPLVRRTADSLARWLEPAFGPARLEPDLDGVEALATERESLWRRVQGADFLSVAEKREAVGYPSQSPAQGTGSPG; encoded by the coding sequence ATGCCTGGATTCATCGCGCGGCTCGCCAAAGCGGCCGGGTTCGTACCCGACGCGAAGGTGAGCGCGGCTTTTGCGCTCTACGGCGAGGGACGAGCGATCTGGACCGCGCGCGATTACACCGCTTTGGCCCGCGAGGGTTTTCAGCGCAACGCCGTCGTCCACCGTTCGGTCCGGCTCGTCGCCGAAGCCGCGGCCTCCCTGCCGCTGACGCTCGCCGGCGCCGAGGATGCGCATCCGTTGCTGGAGTTGCTCGCCCGACCGAATCCGCGCGAAGGCGGGATGCGCTTCCTCGACGGGATCTACGGGCACCTCCTCGTCTCCGGCAATGCCTACATCGAAGCGGTCGAGATCGATGGTCGACCCCGTGAACTCTTCTCTCTGCGTCCGGACCGGATGCAGGTCGTGGCCGGCGCCGACGGCTGGCCCGCGGCTTACGAGTACAGTGTCGGGGGGCGGCGGCTCCGCTATCAGCAGACGGGCGCCTTGCCGCCGATCCTGCACCTGACGCTGTTCAACCCGCTCGATGACCATTACGGCCTCTCGCCGATGGAGGCGGCGGCGGTGCCGCTCGACATCCACAACGCGGCCGGCGCCTGGAACAAGGCGTTGCTCGACAACGCGGCCCGCCCCTCCGGCGCCCTGGTCTTCGCGCCCTCGACCGGCGCCGCCTTGAGCGACACGCAGTTCACGCGGCTCAAGGCCGAGCTGGAAACGAGCTACCAGGGCAGCGCCAATGCCGGTCGGCCACTCCTCCTCGACGGCGGGCTCGATTGGCGGCCGCTCTCGCTCTCGCCGAAGGAGATGGACTTCGTCGAGGCGAAGGCGGCAGCCGCCCGCGAGATCGCGCTCGCCTTCGGCGTGCCGCCGCTGTTGCTCGGTCTTCCCGGCGACAACACCCACGCGAACTACGCCGAGGCCAACCGCGCCTTCTACCGCCAGACGGTGATCCCGCTGGTGCGCCGCACCGCCGATTCGCTGGCTCGCTGGCTGGAACCCGCCTTCGGCCCCGCTCGATTGGAGCCGGATCTCGACGGGGTCGAGGCGCTGGCGACCGAGCGCGAGTCGCTCTGGCGGCGGGTCCAGGGCGCGGACTTCCTGTCGGTCGCGGAGAAGCGCGAGGCCGTCGGCTATCCTTCCCAAAGTCCGGCGCAAGGCACCGGCTCTCCAGGCTGA
- a CDS encoding precorrin-2 C(20)-methyltransferase, producing MEGSVRIDAPAETTDGAGETPAAARTGTLYGVGMGPGDPDFLTVKAMRVLEHAPVLVHFCKRGKRGNARTIADAVMCDPTREFPLAYPYTTELHPDHPEYVAALAGFYDEAAGRLADHLGAGRDVAILSEGDPFFYGSFMHLWRRLKDRFPVEVIPGVTGMSGCWTRAGTPITWGDDVLTILPATLPREALVERLKGTDAAVIMKLGRHLPKVRGVLAETGFLARAVYVERGTMAGERVVPLAEKEDDVAPYFSMVLVPGEGRRP from the coding sequence ATGGAGGGGAGCGTGCGCATCGACGCCCCGGCCGAGACCACGGACGGCGCGGGCGAGACCCCCGCCGCGGCCAGAACCGGTACGCTCTACGGCGTCGGCATGGGGCCGGGCGATCCGGATTTCCTCACCGTGAAGGCGATGCGGGTGCTGGAGCACGCCCCCGTGCTCGTCCACTTCTGCAAGCGGGGCAAGCGCGGCAACGCCCGCACCATCGCCGACGCGGTGATGTGCGATCCCACCCGCGAGTTTCCGCTGGCCTATCCCTACACCACCGAGCTTCACCCCGATCACCCGGAATACGTCGCGGCCCTGGCCGGCTTCTACGACGAGGCGGCCGGACGGCTCGCCGACCATCTCGGTGCGGGCCGCGACGTGGCGATCCTGTCGGAGGGCGACCCCTTCTTCTACGGCTCGTTCATGCATCTGTGGCGACGCCTGAAGGACCGCTTCCCCGTCGAGGTGATCCCCGGCGTCACCGGCATGTCCGGCTGCTGGACCCGCGCCGGCACGCCGATCACCTGGGGCGACGACGTGCTCACCATTCTGCCGGCGACGCTGCCGCGCGAGGCGCTGGTGGAGCGGCTGAAGGGTACGGATGCGGCCGTCATCATGAAGCTCGGCCGGCACCTGCCGAAGGTGCGCGGCGTGCTGGCCGAGACCGGCTTTCTCGCCCGCGCGGTCTATGTCGAGCGCGGCACCATGGCCGGCGAGCGGGTGGTGCCGCTGGCCGAGAAGGAGGACGACGTCGCGCCCTACTTCTCCATGGTGCTGGTGCCCGGAGAGGGCCGCCGCCCGTGA
- a CDS encoding phage major capsid protein, with product MTEMRFETKAPIGLPENKAATFGTEAVLDEFARAFEAFKEANDVRLSEIETRLTADVVTEEKLIRIDAALDQAKNRLDRISLDRARPPLGGAEPVRDASATEHKAAFDLYVRAGESAGLKRLEEKALSAGSGPDGGYLVPPTIEREVLRRLAEISPIRAIATVRLVSGGQYKRAVSVNGPAAGWVAETAPRPQTDAPSLSELSFPAMELYAMPAATQTLLDDAVLNIDAWLAEEVETAFAEQESVAFVTGNGVGRPKGFLSYDTVSNANWASGKLGFIATGAAGAFPASNPSDVLFDLIYALRAGYRQGASFVMNRRVQSAIRKFKDADGNYLWQPPLAADRAATLMGFPLIEAEAMPDIAAGNHSIAFGDFKRGYLVVDRVGLRTLRDPYSAKPYVLFYTTKRVGGGVQDFSAIKLLRFAA from the coding sequence ATGACCGAGATGCGTTTCGAGACCAAGGCCCCGATCGGCCTGCCCGAGAACAAGGCGGCGACTTTCGGCACCGAGGCGGTGCTCGACGAGTTCGCCCGCGCCTTCGAGGCGTTCAAGGAGGCCAATGATGTGCGCCTCTCCGAGATCGAGACCCGGCTCACCGCGGATGTGGTGACGGAGGAGAAGCTCATCCGCATCGACGCCGCCCTCGATCAGGCGAAGAACCGCCTCGACCGGATCAGCCTTGACCGCGCCCGGCCGCCGCTCGGCGGGGCGGAACCGGTTCGTGACGCCTCCGCCACCGAGCACAAGGCGGCCTTCGACCTTTATGTTCGGGCCGGCGAGAGCGCCGGCCTCAAGCGGCTGGAAGAGAAGGCCCTCTCCGCCGGCTCCGGGCCGGATGGTGGCTATCTCGTGCCGCCGACGATCGAGCGCGAGGTGCTGCGCCGGCTCGCAGAGATCTCGCCGATCCGCGCCATCGCCACGGTGCGGCTTGTCTCCGGCGGCCAGTACAAGCGCGCGGTCTCGGTCAACGGTCCTGCCGCGGGCTGGGTCGCCGAGACCGCGCCCCGGCCGCAGACCGATGCGCCGAGTCTGTCGGAGCTGAGCTTTCCGGCGATGGAACTCTACGCCATGCCGGCAGCGACCCAGACGCTGCTCGACGACGCCGTCCTCAACATCGATGCGTGGCTCGCCGAGGAGGTCGAGACGGCCTTCGCCGAGCAGGAGAGCGTCGCCTTCGTCACCGGCAACGGCGTCGGCCGGCCGAAGGGCTTTCTCAGCTACGACACCGTCTCCAACGCGAACTGGGCTTCGGGCAAGCTCGGCTTCATCGCGACGGGGGCGGCCGGCGCCTTCCCCGCAAGCAACCCGAGCGACGTGCTGTTCGACCTGATCTACGCGCTCCGCGCCGGCTATCGCCAGGGCGCGAGCTTCGTGATGAACCGGCGGGTGCAGAGCGCGATCCGCAAGTTCAAGGACGCGGACGGCAACTACCTCTGGCAGCCGCCGCTCGCCGCTGACCGGGCCGCGACGCTGATGGGCTTTCCGCTGATCGAGGCCGAGGCGATGCCCGACATCGCCGCCGGCAACCATTCGATCGCCTTCGGCGACTTCAAGCGCGGCTACCTCGTCGTGGACCGCGTGGGCTTGCGGACCCTGCGCGATCCCTACTCCGCCAAGCCCTACGTGCTGTTCTACACCACCAAGCGCGTCGGCGGCGGCGTGCAGGACTTCAGTGCGATCAAGCTGCTCCGGTTCGCCGCCTGA
- the cobG gene encoding precorrin-3B synthase: protein MSARRTLPEGARRGWCPSLARPMPTGDGLLARVHPPLGRLTPAQLRAVADGARAHGNGHIDVTARGNLQIRGVSEASAAPLACALAEAGLGDTRDDGGPQRLTLTAPLAGLDPTEQIDVPALARAVEAAGLAVPGLPPKTLVAIDGGGAHGLGTVEADFFLFAEGQGQGQGQVAFGLATETGPLRCGVLPEQQAAGAIGLALAAFAEIGGRRMRDLDAHGRAVIAAVAGFFPFEPTPLAPAPAPAAPGLAALTADRAALLVQAPFGRCTADRLEQVAALAGAQDVRLSAERGLALLVPARRAAVLQAELARAGFIVTPDDPRRRVAACPGAPACRSGTTPVPDHAARLAQALAPLAGLTAHVSGCAKGCAHPGPADLTLVGRDGAYDVVLAGPPSAEPATRLAFEVALDRIRKAAAAGLPALDPVFQDDVR from the coding sequence ATGAGCGCCCGCCGCACCCTGCCCGAGGGCGCGCGCCGCGGCTGGTGCCCCTCGCTCGCCCGGCCGATGCCGACCGGCGACGGGCTGCTCGCCCGCGTCCACCCGCCGCTCGGGCGCCTGACGCCGGCGCAATTGCGCGCGGTGGCGGACGGCGCGCGGGCCCACGGCAACGGCCATATCGACGTGACCGCCCGCGGCAACCTCCAGATCCGCGGCGTCAGCGAGGCGAGCGCCGCGCCGCTCGCCTGCGCCCTCGCGGAAGCCGGCCTCGGCGACACCCGCGACGATGGCGGCCCGCAGCGCCTGACCCTGACGGCGCCGCTCGCCGGCCTCGATCCCACGGAACAGATCGACGTGCCGGCGCTCGCCCGCGCGGTGGAGGCGGCGGGGCTCGCCGTGCCGGGCCTGCCACCCAAGACGCTGGTGGCGATCGATGGCGGCGGCGCCCACGGCCTCGGCACGGTCGAGGCCGATTTCTTCCTGTTCGCCGAAGGGCAGGGGCAGGGGCAGGGGCAGGTGGCCTTCGGCCTTGCGACCGAAACCGGTCCCCTGCGCTGCGGCGTGCTGCCCGAGCAACAGGCGGCGGGCGCCATCGGCCTTGCGCTCGCCGCCTTCGCCGAGATCGGCGGACGCCGGATGCGCGACCTCGACGCCCACGGACGGGCCGTGATTGCAGCGGTGGCCGGCTTCTTCCCGTTCGAGCCGACGCCGCTCGCGCCGGCTCCTGCTCCGGCCGCGCCGGGACTCGCCGCCCTGACCGCGGACAGAGCGGCGCTCCTCGTCCAGGCGCCGTTCGGCCGCTGCACCGCGGATCGGCTGGAACAGGTCGCCGCGCTGGCCGGGGCGCAGGACGTGCGGCTGAGCGCGGAGCGCGGCCTCGCCCTCCTCGTTCCCGCGCGCCGCGCCGCCGTCCTCCAGGCCGAATTGGCGCGGGCCGGCTTCATCGTGACGCCGGACGATCCGCGCCGCCGGGTCGCCGCCTGTCCCGGTGCGCCGGCCTGCCGCTCCGGCACGACCCCGGTGCCCGACCACGCCGCCCGGCTGGCGCAGGCGCTGGCGCCGCTGGCCGGCCTCACCGCTCATGTCTCGGGCTGCGCCAAGGGCTGCGCCCATCCGGGCCCCGCGGATCTGACCCTGGTGGGCCGCGACGGCGCCTACGACGTGGTGCTCGCCGGGCCCCCCTCCGCCGAGCCGGCAACGCGTCTCGCTTTCGAGGTGGCGCTGGACCGGATAAGGAAGGCCGCAGCCGCCGGGCTTCCGGCGCTGGACCCCGTGTTTCAGGACGACGTGAGATGA
- a CDS encoding trypsin-like serine protease, with product MRAPNPSLPRTARLALGAAALPLLLATTPATAIVGGREGAAVPGAASAVMVLTSGGGVCSGIVVAPDAVLTAGHCVAGVGENRVHYRDETGRPVLAETAARLLHPAYDGDAIRGRTRSIDLALLRTREPLPARFVPAALSAAMPRAGQSLTLAGYGAARGGDRRSIGRYRGATLAVVEPYGASRILVWLKAPGAGGCQGDSGGPVLEGAAVVAVAAWVKDACGGLTQGILLGPQRDWIDRTLSGWGASARW from the coding sequence ATGCGCGCGCCGAACCCATCTCTTCCGCGCACGGCGCGTCTTGCCCTCGGAGCGGCCGCCCTCCCGCTCCTGCTCGCGACCACGCCGGCGACCGCCATCGTCGGCGGCCGAGAGGGCGCGGCGGTGCCGGGCGCGGCCTCGGCGGTGATGGTGCTGACCTCCGGCGGCGGGGTCTGCTCGGGAATCGTCGTCGCGCCGGACGCGGTGCTCACCGCCGGCCATTGCGTGGCGGGCGTGGGCGAGAACCGCGTCCATTACCGCGACGAAACAGGCCGCCCGGTGCTGGCCGAGACGGCCGCCCGCCTCCTGCATCCGGCCTACGATGGCGATGCCATCCGCGGGCGCACCCGCTCCATCGACCTTGCGCTGCTGCGCACCCGCGAGCCCTTGCCCGCCCGGTTCGTGCCGGCCGCATTGAGCGCCGCGATGCCGCGGGCCGGCCAGAGCCTGACGCTGGCCGGCTACGGCGCCGCGCGGGGCGGCGACCGGCGCTCGATCGGCCGCTATCGCGGCGCAACGCTCGCCGTCGTCGAGCCCTACGGCGCGAGCCGCATCCTGGTTTGGCTGAAGGCACCGGGAGCGGGCGGCTGCCAGGGCGATTCCGGCGGCCCGGTCCTCGAGGGCGCGGCGGTGGTCGCGGTCGCCGCATGGGTGAAGGATGCCTGCGGCGGCCTGACCCAAGGCATCCTGCTCGGGCCGCAACGGGACTGGATCGACCGGACGCTGTCCGGCTGGGGCGCCTCCGCCCGCTGGTGA
- the cobJ gene encoding precorrin-3B C(17)-methyltransferase produces MSDPGSVTIIGLGPGDPRLLTESARDALDRAQDLIGYIPYVARVPERAGLTRHASDNRVEVDRARHALELAVAGRHVAVVSGGDPGVFAMAAAVFEAVEHGPADWRDLDIRVEPGITAMLAAAARLGAPLGGDFCAISLSDNLKPWEVVTARLEAVLRAGLSVALYNPISSARPRQLGRALALAAEILPATTPVIFARAVTRPDEALRVLTLNEARTAPADMATMVIIGAATTRLIEREGRLPFVYTPRSVTL; encoded by the coding sequence GTGAGCGATCCGGGAAGCGTCACGATCATCGGCCTCGGGCCCGGCGATCCGCGCCTGCTCACCGAATCGGCGCGCGACGCCCTCGACCGGGCGCAGGATCTGATCGGTTACATCCCCTACGTTGCCCGCGTGCCGGAGCGCGCGGGACTGACCCGCCACGCCAGCGACAACCGGGTCGAGGTGGACCGCGCCCGGCATGCCCTCGAACTCGCCGTTGCCGGCCGGCATGTCGCGGTGGTGTCGGGCGGCGATCCCGGCGTGTTCGCCATGGCCGCCGCCGTGTTCGAGGCGGTCGAGCACGGACCCGCGGACTGGCGCGATCTCGATATCCGGGTTGAGCCCGGCATTACCGCGATGCTCGCCGCCGCCGCCCGTCTCGGCGCGCCGCTCGGCGGTGATTTCTGCGCGATCTCGCTCTCCGACAACCTCAAGCCCTGGGAGGTCGTGACCGCCCGGCTCGAAGCGGTGCTGCGGGCAGGGCTCAGCGTCGCCCTCTACAATCCGATCTCCTCGGCGCGGCCGCGGCAGCTCGGCCGGGCGCTGGCGCTCGCTGCCGAGATCCTGCCTGCCACGACGCCGGTCATCTTCGCCCGCGCCGTGACACGGCCGGACGAAGCGTTGCGGGTACTGACCCTGAACGAGGCCCGCACCGCGCCGGCCGATATGGCGACCATGGTCATCATCGGCGCCGCCACGACGCGGCTGATCGAGCGGGAAGGGCGTCTGCCCTTCGTCTACACGCCGCGGAGCGTCACGCTCTGA